Genomic DNA from Candidatus Komeilibacteria bacterium CG_4_10_14_0_2_um_filter_37_10:
TGAACGGCGTGATAAAGAGAAGCTAGAGATCGGAACGATTGCTATTGACGCTCTTTACTCACCTGTAGTTAACGTTGCGTTTAAAATTGAAAATACTCGTGTTGGTGAAATGACCAACTATGAAAAGCTCATTCTAGAAATACAAACTGATGGTTCCATCACTCCTAAGAGCGCAATTCAATCAGCGGTCAATATTTTAGTCAATGAATTTGAGTATTTATTAAATTTAGATGATGCAATCAGTAAAAAAAGCGTTAGTAAGGATAGCAAACAAGAAGAGGTTAACGAACAACCAGATGAAGAAATTGCCGAAAAAGTTGAAGAGTTAGCCGATAAAAAGGAAAAAAAGCGTGGCCGACCTAAAAAGAATGATAAGTAATATTATATGAGACATAATAAAAAGAGAGATAAATTGAGTAGAAAATCTAGTGTCGTGAAGCCTATGATGTATAATTTGGCTACTCAAATTATTATGTATGAGGCGATCGAAACTACTGAAGCTAGAGCAAAGTTAGTTAAAAAATACCTTGAGCCGCTAATTACCCGTGCTAAGGTGGACAATTTAGCCAATCATCGCCATATGATTGCTCGATTAAGATTAAAAAAAGCTATTGCCAAGTTATTCAAAGTGTTAGGACCACGATATGTAAAGCGCAATGGTGGCTATACCCGCATTATCAAAATTGGCCAACGAGCCGGTGATAATGCCTTAAAATGTAGAATAGAATTAGTATAATAATATGACGCAAAAAATAAACCGTAAACATCATCAATTAAATGCCGAGGGACAAGCTGCCGGACGTTTAGCTAGTGCTGTAGCTAGTTTGCTAATGGGTAAGGGAAAAGTAGATTACGCAGCTAATGTTGATCAGGGTGACTTTGTGATCGTTAGTAATATTAATGCCTTAAAGTTTACCGGAAAAAAATTAGTTAATAAAATTTATTATCGACATTCTGGTTATCCTGGTGGTCTGACAGAAACTAAATTAGGTGAAAGAATGAAGAAGCAGCCAGAAATATTATTTAAATCAATAGTGAAGACTATGCTGCCAAAAAATAAATTACAAAACTTGATGATTAAACGATTAACCGTTCTAAAATAATTTGTATGGAGAAAAGTATTAAACAGTCAAAAGGAAAATTTATTACTGCCGTTGGTAAAAGAAAAACGGCTATTGCTAGCATTCGTTTAGTGGAGCAGAAAGAAAACAAGGAAGTTATTATTAACGAAAAGACGCTTAGCGAATATTTTAATAATTACACTTGGCAGAAAACAGTATTGGCACCACTTAATCTTTGTGGTTTACTAAATCATTATCACATAACAATAAAAGTTTCTGGTGGCGGACCAAATAGTCAGGCGGAAGCAATTAGACATGGCATTAGTAAAGCCATTTTAATAATTGATCCAAATTATCGAAAAGCTTTGAAGGCAGTGGGCTATTTACGTCGTGACCCACGTAAAAAAGAACGCAAGAAAC
This window encodes:
- a CDS encoding 30S ribosomal protein S9, which produces MEKSIKQSKGKFITAVGKRKTAIASIRLVEQKENKEVIINEKTLSEYFNNYTWQKTVLAPLNLCGLLNHYHITIKVSGGGPNSQAEAIRHGISKAILIIDPNYRKALKAVGYLRRDPRKKERKKPGLKRARRAPQFSKR
- a CDS encoding 50S ribosomal protein L17; amino-acid sequence: MRHNKKRDKLSRKSSVVKPMMYNLATQIIMYEAIETTEARAKLVKKYLEPLITRAKVDNLANHRHMIARLRLKKAIAKLFKVLGPRYVKRNGGYTRIIKIGQRAGDNALKCRIELV
- a CDS encoding 50S ribosomal protein L13 — encoded protein: MTQKINRKHHQLNAEGQAAGRLASAVASLLMGKGKVDYAANVDQGDFVIVSNINALKFTGKKLVNKIYYRHSGYPGGLTETKLGERMKKQPEILFKSIVKTMLPKNKLQNLMIKRLTVLK